In Phycisphaerae bacterium, the following proteins share a genomic window:
- a CDS encoding GNAT family N-acetyltransferase has protein sequence MPSDAQLTSTAPIGLPLFDPRPVVLSHDLVRLEPLALGHANDLCAAASQEIESWRYMPVPGLADAATAERWISEANARSAAGGEIAFAIVDGVSGRAVGSTRYLDIRREHRGLEIGYTWLSPDVRRTAVNTICKYLMLCHAFDRLGAIRVQLKTDSRNTRSQTAIERIGAVREGVLRSHMICWDGTLRDSVYYAITRDEWPGIRTKLASLCGATM, from the coding sequence ATGCCCTCTGATGCACAATTGACCTCGACAGCCCCGATCGGCCTGCCGCTTTTCGATCCGCGGCCGGTCGTGCTTTCCCATGACTTGGTTCGCCTCGAGCCGCTGGCGCTTGGACATGCAAATGATCTCTGCGCCGCGGCGTCGCAGGAAATCGAGAGCTGGCGGTATATGCCTGTGCCTGGCTTGGCTGACGCGGCAACCGCCGAGCGTTGGATCAGCGAGGCCAACGCGAGGTCAGCCGCCGGAGGAGAAATTGCTTTCGCGATTGTGGATGGCGTCTCAGGCCGTGCCGTCGGCTCGACGCGCTATCTGGATATTCGCCGGGAGCATCGCGGCCTCGAGATCGGCTATACCTGGCTTTCGCCGGACGTGCGGCGGACGGCTGTGAACACGATCTGCAAGTATCTCATGTTATGTCATGCCTTTGACCGGTTGGGCGCCATTCGCGTGCAATTGAAAACGGATTCGCGCAACACGCGCTCGCAGACAGCGATCGAGCGCATCGGCGCAGTTCGCGAGGGTGTCCTCCGAAGCCACATGATCTGCTGGGATGGCACTCTGAGAGATTCTGTTTACTACGCAATCACCCGCGACGAATGGCCGGGCATTCGAACAAAGCTGGCGTCCTTGTGCGGCGCAACCATGTAG
- a CDS encoding oligopeptide transporter, OPT family, with the protein MSSPLAYSSQHLVESAPFSPESIIASRESRLSLGRRIVSQHSSSGSEPGTVQSTQAHSPYVPAETIMPELTIAPVVVGALLGIVFGASSLYLVLQVGMTVSASIPIAVLSITLFRLFTPIFGRPATILENNIVQTTGSAGESIAFGVGVTMPALLILGYDLELLRVMLVAVLGGLLGVLMMIPLRRVFIVKQHGQLTYPEGVACADVLIVGEKGGSSAAKVFSGFGLAFLYQFLMDGFGLWLKEPSRLLKFLRKSGETAFEFKGASIAIEASPALLGVGYVIGPKISCIMVGGGILASWVLMPMIKLFGDGLETPLYPAKELIRDMSLGDLWHEYVLYIGAGAVATGGIISMFQSLPTIIKSVRAGFSDLAGAKARRTVGTVEKSGGNRLDRDMSMRVVIFGSLALVLAIWAAPILEIELLSAVLIVMFGFLFVTVSARLTGEIGSSSNPISGMTVATLLLTCLVFVLVGRTGEVYRLAAMSIAGIVCIACSNGGTVAQCLKTGYLVGATPRHQQVSILIGALTSALVIGGTLLMLNNAGTVYTKKNLPDVLIDASKLSGREKPGGSYAAKDTAEYRVLQARLDDIEGVPQGKYLVDDAGHIQYLVDPGINGRVTQTDDGSTVKKFSAPKATLMSFIVDGILRQKLPWSLVLLGVALAIVLELAGVPSLPFAVGVYLPLSASTPIFAGGMIRLLSDKLAKRTSGESDLSPGVLLSSGYIAGGTICAIIVAFLGIYDTPKAWLAAGAERVTDWFVRIGLPPDFSSLPWVTLVPFGVLALMLLFVGSRNGKNTAA; encoded by the coding sequence TCGCTTGGGAGGCGCATTGTGTCACAGCATTCAAGCTCCGGGTCGGAACCAGGTACGGTTCAATCGACCCAGGCCCACTCGCCCTATGTTCCCGCCGAAACCATCATGCCGGAATTGACGATCGCCCCGGTCGTTGTCGGCGCCTTGCTCGGAATCGTCTTTGGCGCTTCCTCGCTTTATCTTGTTCTGCAAGTCGGCATGACGGTGTCGGCTTCGATTCCGATTGCCGTACTGTCCATCACACTGTTTCGGCTCTTCACGCCGATATTTGGCCGTCCTGCGACCATCCTCGAGAACAACATTGTCCAGACCACCGGTTCGGCGGGAGAGTCAATTGCATTCGGCGTTGGCGTGACCATGCCGGCCCTGTTGATCCTTGGATACGACCTCGAATTGCTTCGCGTGATGCTCGTCGCGGTGCTGGGCGGGCTGCTCGGCGTATTGATGATGATTCCGCTGCGGCGCGTGTTCATTGTCAAGCAGCACGGACAACTCACCTACCCGGAAGGCGTCGCCTGCGCGGATGTCCTTATTGTGGGTGAAAAGGGCGGTTCGTCAGCTGCCAAGGTCTTCTCGGGTTTCGGACTGGCGTTCTTATATCAGTTTCTCATGGACGGTTTCGGCCTCTGGCTCAAGGAGCCGTCGCGCTTGCTGAAATTCCTCCGAAAGAGCGGTGAGACAGCATTTGAGTTCAAGGGGGCTTCCATTGCGATCGAGGCTTCGCCGGCGCTGCTCGGGGTCGGATACGTCATCGGACCGAAGATTTCGTGCATCATGGTTGGCGGAGGCATTCTGGCTTCGTGGGTGCTGATGCCGATGATCAAGCTCTTCGGCGACGGCCTTGAGACACCTCTCTATCCGGCAAAGGAGTTGATTCGCGACATGTCGCTGGGTGATCTCTGGCATGAGTATGTTCTTTACATCGGGGCCGGCGCGGTCGCTACCGGTGGCATCATCAGCATGTTCCAGTCGCTTCCAACGATCATCAAGTCCGTGCGCGCGGGTTTCTCGGATCTGGCGGGTGCGAAGGCGCGAAGAACTGTGGGAACTGTTGAAAAGTCTGGCGGCAATCGCCTGGATCGAGACATGTCAATGCGCGTCGTGATTTTCGGGAGTCTCGCGCTCGTGCTGGCGATTTGGGCCGCGCCGATTCTTGAAATCGAACTGCTCAGCGCTGTTCTGATCGTGATGTTCGGCTTCCTCTTCGTCACCGTCTCTGCGCGATTGACCGGCGAAATCGGCTCTTCGTCCAATCCCATTTCGGGCATGACGGTCGCCACGCTGCTTCTGACCTGTCTCGTGTTCGTTCTGGTTGGTCGCACGGGTGAAGTTTATCGGCTTGCCGCCATGTCCATCGCGGGAATTGTGTGCATTGCCTGTTCGAATGGCGGCACCGTGGCACAATGTTTGAAAACAGGCTATCTGGTTGGAGCAACTCCCCGCCATCAGCAGGTGTCCATTCTGATTGGAGCGCTGACTTCCGCGCTGGTCATCGGCGGAACACTCCTCATGCTCAACAACGCAGGCACGGTCTATACAAAAAAGAACTTACCGGATGTGCTCATCGACGCCTCAAAGCTCTCGGGTCGGGAAAAGCCGGGCGGCTCCTATGCGGCGAAGGACACGGCCGAGTACCGCGTGCTTCAGGCCCGGCTGGATGACATCGAGGGTGTCCCGCAAGGAAAGTATCTTGTCGACGATGCCGGCCACATTCAATATCTGGTCGATCCGGGCATCAACGGCCGTGTCACCCAGACGGACGATGGCTCGACCGTGAAAAAATTCAGCGCGCCCAAAGCCACGCTCATGTCATTCATTGTCGATGGCATCCTGCGACAGAAGCTGCCCTGGTCGCTCGTATTGCTGGGCGTCGCGCTGGCGATTGTCCTGGAGTTGGCGGGCGTGCCGTCGCTGCCGTTTGCCGTGGGCGTATATTTGCCGTTGTCGGCCTCGACGCCGATTTTCGCCGGTGGAATGATTCGATTGCTCTCCGACAAGCTGGCAAAGCGAACGTCCGGCGAGTCCGACCTGAGTCCCGGCGTCCTGCTGTCATCAGGCTATATCGCCGGTGGGACCATCTGTGCGATCATTGTGGCATTTCTCGGGATCTATGACACACCGAAGGCATGGTTGGCTGCGGGAGCCGAGCGCGTCACCGATTGGTTCGTGCGCATCGGCCTGCCGCCCGACTTCTCGTCGCTGCCGTGGGTAACGCTCGTGCCGTTTGGCGTTCTCGCATTAATGCTCCTGTTCGTCGGTTCTCGAAACGGGAAGAACACCGCGGCCTGA